CGGCCATGAACGTCTCCACCAGATCCACGTAGCGGCGCACCTCTTCTTCCCGCTCCCGCGGCAGGCCAAAACCCGCCCGCAAAGCCTCCGCGGTGGTGGCGACACCGGAGCGGCGTTCCCTGATCATGGCGGCCACGCGCTCGCGGGCCTGTGCCGTGGAGCAGGCGTGCTCCCGGGCCACGACCGCCACCAGGTTGTCCTGGCCCACCGCCGCGTCGTCCGCCTGCGAGGCCACGTCGTTCACCCAGCCGGCGATGTCGGCCACCGCCCACCGCAGGTCCCGTACCTGCGCGTGCACTTGCGGCGCCGCCACCCAAGGAGCGTGACCGGTGTGTTCCAGCACATCCAGCATGGGCAGCAGGGTGATCGTGCGACGCCGCAAGTGAATGTACTCCGTCAATGCCAACCGGGCCCCGGCACGGCGCAGGGCCACCTCCTCCTCGGACGCGTCCAGGAAGTCGGTGTAATCCGCGGCGAAACGCTCTCCCCACTCGGCAGACATGCCCGCGGCTGTACGTTCCCAGAGCCCTGCCAGCACCACCGCATGCGGAGCCGTCGCCATGCGGTCCCGGCCGCCGGGGGCGAGCACCTGGCGTAACGGCGCGGTGAACCGTTCCAGCTCACCCGAGGCAGACCCCAGCCCACTCCGGTCGATGTGATCGTCCACCCAGCAGATGAACGCTGCCCACTGAGCCGTCAGCGCAACGTCCGCCGCGCGGCCCTGCGGCACAGCGCCACTGGCCAGCACCTCCAGCCGCATCGCCGCCAGACGCCGCGCCTCACGGGCATCCGTCACCAAGCCCGCCCCCCGCGCCCACGCCGTCAGCGCCTCGGATTGCGGGACCGTACCCACTGATGAAGAGCCAGCCATGCCAACGATCCTGTCAGAGCACCGCTGGCATCCCCGCCTGGCGGTGGGCCGAGCCCTTCGACACCGTCTGGATCGACCTCAGCGAGGGCGTGGGCGCCCCGGTCGGGGCCGTGCTCGCGGGTCGGAGGAGCTGATCGATCGGGGCCGGCGGCACAAGCAACGGTTCGGGGGGCGCGACGCGCCAGGCGGGGATCATCGCGGCCCCGGATACCTACGCGCTCCGGCACCATGTCCAGCGCCTCGCCGACGACCACGGGCGGGCACGCCGACTCACCGAGGGGCTGACCGACCTACTCGGCGCGGAGGCAGCCACGGCGCCGGAGACCAACATCGTCGTGGTCGACCTCGATCAGGCACGGGCCCGGCGGAGTCGTTCGTCGACCTCGGTGGCCAGGTGGGTACATTCGGGCCCGTTGGCCTCCTTCGCCGACTCCTTCTTCGCGTTGAACACCAGAACCCACAGTCCCGCCGCCCACGCCACCTCGCGCTCCTCCCGCGTCCATGCCTGGCCCCGGGCGCGTTCGTAGGCGTCCAGGAACCGCTCGCTCGCCGGGAGCGGGGTGGTCTCGCCGGGTGCGCCCGTGGTCCCGAAGACGGCCGCCGCCTGACCCGCCAGAGCGGCCTCGGGGCGGGCGACCGCGCTGTCCCAGTCGTGCACCGCGTGGAGCTCGCGCCCGCTCCATCGGGTGTTCTGCGACTCGAAGTCGCCGTGCCCGACGACATCCGGAAGGTCGCTGTCCGCGAGTCGGGCGCGTACCCGCCGCGCGGTCCGGGCCAGCCAGGCGGGTTCGGGCAGATCGTTGAGATCGATGTCCATGTCGTCGGGCCACGGCCAGGGCCGGGAGTCGTCGTGGTCCCATCCGATCCAGGGGGGTGCCGGCGCGAGAGTGTCGACGGCGGTGACGGCGGGCGCTGCCGCCACGAGCCGGGCCAGGGCGGCGGCGAACAGCTCGGGCGCGTCGGGATGGTCGGCGAGCAGGGTCCCGCCGGGCACGAGTTCCTCCGCCGTCGCCTCCAGGTCATTGAGCCCTGTCGGCCGCACGAGGGGACGCGGACAGGGAAACCCCGCCGAGTACAGGTGCTGCTGGACCTGGAAGCAGCCCCGCAGCCGCTGGGCCGCCGGCCGGGCCTTGACGACGACCCGTCTGCCGTCGGCCAGGCGCAGACCGACGGCCGCGGACAGGTGCACGTGTGCGAAGAGCTGTTCGGCGGCCGGGGAGCCGAGGTGCTGTTCGCACCAGCGGGACAGGTCATGCGAGGACGGTGTCTGCACGGCGGTTTCCTTCTCTCGCGGTGGGTGGAGGGGGAGTCACGGCGCCGGGCTCAGCGCCCGACGACGGGGTCGGCGGCGGACGAGCGCGGCGTTCGCCACCGGCGCGGATCACGGCTGAGGACCGTGCGGCGCGGGCCAGCGGTCGGAGCCGTCATCGCACGGCCGGAAGGGGCGGCGGCCGTGAACGGTCCGGTAGTTGTCGATCAGGACGATGTCTCCCGATTCCGCCCGGTTCGGTCACCACGTCCCGCGGCCGGGCCGCCAGACGCCGGCACAGGGTGCCCAGTGCGGCGTCCGCCCGCACGCAGCCCGGGACCGCGGCCGTGTACGGAGGGTCCAGCCGCAGGAACGGCCTTGACCTTCTCCACGCGAGCCCCGCCCGTCACAGCGCTCGCGCCAGCCGCCGCAGCAGGCCGCGCCAGGGGGTGTCGGAGAACGCGTCGCGCACCAGTGCGCGGTTCCTCTCCAGGCCGGCCGCGACCGCGTGCCCGGTCCGGTGGGGGCCGATCACCTCCAGGAACTCCGCCGCCGCTGCCCGGATGCCGTCCCGAGTGAGCCCGACGTGGATGCTGGAGAAGTGCTCGCCGTAGATGCCGCGGAAGACCTCGTAGGCGGTGACCGCGACCGGCAGCCCGGCGATGGCGGCCAGTCCGGGGGCCAGTCCCACGGTCTCCACGTCGGTCACGCCGGGGGTGAACACCACCCCGCCGGCGGAGGCTTGGGCGAGGCGCAGCAGATCGACCTCATCGAGCTGCCAGCCGCGGTGCGGGTCCTCGAAGCTGGCCAGTGGCACGCCGTCCAAAAAGATCACATCGCCGTCCATCCCCAGGTGCCGCGCACGGGCCATGACCTCGGCGGCATAGAGCGGGTCCTCGGTCAGGCTGCCGAACACCAGCAGATACGGTACGGCCGTGCTCCGGGCGGTGGCCAGGGACTTCATGGCGGCCGTCAGCTCGATCGCCACCTCGACGCCCTTGACGCCGAAGACCCGGACCGGGGCGAGCAGGATGGGCCGGCCCCCCACCAGGCCGTGCTGACGGGCCAAGGCGTGATGCCGCTTTCCCAGCGGGCCATCGGGGACGCGGGGCAGGATGTTGGGGACGATGTCGGGAGTCAGCCCGGTCGGGTAGGAGCGGGCCTCCCGGGCCAGCGACTCGGAGACGACGGCCCAGCGCGTGAACGCGTTGGGCCGCGGTACCGGCGTGCACCGGTTCGGCTGTTCGGGGTACAAGCGGGCGCCGGAGGCTTCGTCATGGATGGCGCAGCTGCCGAAGAGGTCGTGATCCCAGAACAGGACTCCGCCGGGCCTGGTCGCGTAGTACTCGGCTGCCGCGCGGTGCAGGGCGAGGGTCACCGGGACCGCGTCCGACAGCGTCATGTTGAGGGCGAACACCCAGTCGACACGGTGCTTTTCCAGCCAGCCGAGGAAGCCTCGCCGGTATGGCTCGCAGACCGCCTCGATCCGGTCTTCCAGCGAGGTCCGGCCGACCGGTGTGAGCTCGTCGTGACGCGCCACATCCGCGCGTATCCGCGACAGTTCCCGCTCCCGCGCGGTCCAGTCGATGTCCACCGACGAACCGGTGTTCTCGACGACCAGCCAGTCGGGCGCGTAGGCCCGGGCGGGGCCGTGCGGAAAGAAACCCGGCTTGTCCGGGCGCCAGGTGAAGCCCAGATCGGCCGGCACCGTGTCCTCGACCAGGCCCATCTCGCGACCCAGATCCCTGACGTTCCGGAAGATGGTCAGCAGCCCGGAGACGGGCAGTCCATCACCTGAGATCAACCCGACGCGCACGATGTGTTCCTCTCACTGGGGGTGCTCTCCCCTGACATGGCGGCGATGGCTGCCGGTCACCGGATCTCGGCGTTCATGATCGCTTCCACGAGGGTCATTCCCACGGGCGTGAGCGCGACGGTCCGCGCGGCGGTGTCCACGGTGACCAGACCCCGGTCCGCGAGTGCCCGGAGGGCCGGGCTCCACCGTGCCCCGAACAGGGAACTGCCGGGAAAACGCGCCTGGTGAATGTCGTCGCGCAGCGGCTGGCAGGTGGACAGCGCCATGCGGACCGCGCGCACCTCGCGCTCGTTGGGGCTGATGGAGGTGACGGTCTCCAGGGGGATGCGGCCCGCGGCGATGGCCTCCTGGTACCGGCGCGGGTCGCTGACCACGTTCGCCTCCGACAGGCTGCTCCAGGTGTAGCCGCCCAGTCCGATCCCGACCTGCGGGTACTGCCGTTCCTGGTCCAGGTTCAGCGAGCGCCAGTGCTGCGGGCCCGCGTCGTCGTGGGGGAAGTAGGTGGTGGGATGTTCGGAGTACCCCGCCTGGTGGAGCCGGCTGACCGCTGCCTCGCGCATCTGGTACTGCTCGCCCAGCGAGGGCCAGCGATGCCCGGATTCGGCGATGCGCCGGCGCACCTGGGCACTCTCCCAGGGCGTGGGCGCGACGTGCCCGATGGCCGAGGTGACCTCGCCGAAAGACCGCAGATGCAGCTTGATGGCCACGATCGTGTCGAACCCGAGGTCGATCATCCGGTGGATGTCCGACAGGAAGGAGGGGACGTCCTGGCCGGGCAGGCCGTACACCAGATCGCCGTCGACGCGGGCGAATCCGTGTTCCCGGGCGTGGCGGAGAGCTTTTTCCGCCTCCGTTCCCGTGTGGCGGCGGTTCGCGAGTTCGAGCAGCCGGTCGTCGAAGGACTGGATGCCGTAGGTGAGGTTGGCGAAACCCATACCGCGTAGTCGGGCCACCATGTCCGGTGTCAGCGTGTCGGGACTTCCCTCGGCTCGCAGCGACGTCTGTGGCGTGAAGTTGAAGTTCGTGGTGTAGAAGTCCATGAGCCGCTCGATCTGCGAAGCGGCGATCGCCGTGGGTGTGCCCCCGAAAAGGCAGAATTCCCCGACCGGAGCGGATGCCAGTGACGGTACCGCCTCCAGCCACAGACGCGCTTCGGCGATATTCGCGTCGACCCAGCGCCTGCCCGCCTCGGCGGATCGTTCCTCATCGGCGCTGAGCACCATAATGGGGAATTGGCAGAAGTGGCACCGGTAGCGGCACAAGGGCACCAGGGTCCACAGATGGTAGCTCGGCGTCGACGCCAGTTCCTCGTCCAGCTCGGCGAAGAAATCCCGCGGAGGGTGGCCGGCCCGGTCTCCCGGAAAAACATGGGTGAAAGCCTCTGAGAAGACGTAACCCAGCAGTTTCTCATTGGCCGGATCGCGCAGGATCTCCGCCGCGGCGCTGCGGGGGAATCGTGAGTCGTGTGCCGCCAGGCTTTCCAGAGCGGCGGCGCGGGAATATAACGCGCTGGGCATGAAATGCATGTCGGACAAGGCCGCTCCCTCGCGGTAGGTCGACGTGCCGGAAGGGCCGCCGCGGCCACGACTCGCCGGTCGCGACACTCCGCCCCATTTTCTCGGCGGCCCGCGATCCATTTAGGCATGCTTACTTTTGGTCGTCAAGGAAGCAAACGAGGTCCGGTCCCGGGGGCTGCCCGCAGGCGTCGTGGCGTCGGCCACCCGGCTACTGCCGTGCCGCGGGAGGAGGTTGGCGCCTCGTCACGTGCGGTGCTCACATAGCCGAGCCGCACCATCGACGCGGGTCGAGCAGGTATTCCTTCAGAGCCGGGATCATCGGCTGCGGCGACATCTTCGCGCGCCACGTCCGCGGCATGCGGCGCTTCAGCCATCTGCGTGCGGGGCGCTGCGCCGACCTGGACACCGACCGTGCCAGCGGGAGGTACGGCACCGCGCCGGACTCGGCGGGGAGCCAACCGCTACCTCCGGGTCGGCGGTGACGGCGGGACTCAGCCGAGAAGTTGCCACAACTGGAGGGTGGCGTCGGCGGCGGAGGCGGCGAGGAGTGTTCCGTCCGGGCTGAACGCCACCGAGGTGACCGAGGTGGGGTGGTCGATCCTCAGCAG
Above is a window of Streptomyces sp. NBC_01803 DNA encoding:
- a CDS encoding terpene synthase family protein yields the protein MAGSSSVGTVPQSEALTAWARGAGLVTDAREARRLAAMRLEVLASGAVPQGRAADVALTAQWAAFICWVDDHIDRSGLGSASGELERFTAPLRQVLAPGGRDRMATAPHAVVLAGLWERTAAGMSAEWGERFAADYTDFLDASEEEVALRRAGARLALTEYIHLRRRTITLLPMLDVLEHTGHAPWVAAPQVHAQVRDLRWAVADIAGWVNDVASQADDAAVGQDNLVAVVAREHACSTAQARERVAAMIRERRSGVATTAEALRAGFGLPREREEEVRRYVDLVETFMAATLRWLASTGRFAPDTPAHTSD
- a CDS encoding radical SAM protein; protein product: MHFMPSALYSRAAALESLAAHDSRFPRSAAAEILRDPANEKLLGYVFSEAFTHVFPGDRAGHPPRDFFAELDEELASTPSYHLWTLVPLCRYRCHFCQFPIMVLSADEERSAEAGRRWVDANIAEARLWLEAVPSLASAPVGEFCLFGGTPTAIAASQIERLMDFYTTNFNFTPQTSLRAEGSPDTLTPDMVARLRGMGFANLTYGIQSFDDRLLELANRRHTGTEAEKALRHAREHGFARVDGDLVYGLPGQDVPSFLSDIHRMIDLGFDTIVAIKLHLRSFGEVTSAIGHVAPTPWESAQVRRRIAESGHRWPSLGEQYQMREAAVSRLHQAGYSEHPTTYFPHDDAGPQHWRSLNLDQERQYPQVGIGLGGYTWSSLSEANVVSDPRRYQEAIAAGRIPLETVTSISPNEREVRAVRMALSTCQPLRDDIHQARFPGSSLFGARWSPALRALADRGLVTVDTAARTVALTPVGMTLVEAIMNAEIR